One Campylobacter sputorum subsp. sputorum DNA segment encodes these proteins:
- the rho gene encoding transcription termination factor Rho produces MENGKKQHQRTHIPVDGYKIEDLRLLDIKSLVDIAEEIGVENPREFRRQELCFEILKAQTKQGGFILFTGILEITNDGYGFLRAMDANFSDTANDAYVSQSQIRKFALRVGDIVTGQVREPKDQEKYYALLKIEAVNYMPLQEAKDRPLFDNLTPLFPTKKIVLEYESSKLTGRVLDLFTPIGKGQRGLIVAPPRSGKTELMKELAHGIAINHPEVHLMVLLVDERPEEVTDMQRCVKGEVYSSTFDQPAINHVRVAELVIEKAKRLVEMKKDVIILLDSITRLARAYNTVTPSSGKVLTGGVDANALHKPKRFFGAARNIEEGGSLTIVATALIDTGSRMDEVIFEEFKGTGNSEIVLDRNISDRRIYPAIDILKSGTRKEELLQGPDNLQRIWIIRSAMSSMDDVEALKFLYSKMLKTKNNEELLAVMND; encoded by the coding sequence ATGGAAAATGGCAAAAAACAGCATCAAAGGACACACATTCCTGTTGATGGCTACAAGATAGAGGATTTAAGACTTTTAGATATTAAAAGTTTGGTTGATATAGCTGAAGAGATTGGAGTTGAAAATCCGCGAGAATTTAGAAGACAAGAACTATGCTTTGAAATACTAAAAGCCCAAACCAAACAGGGTGGCTTTATACTATTTACCGGAATTCTTGAGATTACAAATGATGGTTATGGATTTTTAAGGGCAATGGATGCAAATTTTAGCGATACTGCCAATGATGCTTATGTTAGTCAGTCTCAAATTCGCAAATTTGCTCTTAGGGTTGGGGATATAGTTACAGGTCAAGTTAGAGAGCCAAAAGATCAAGAGAAATATTATGCTTTATTAAAAATAGAAGCAGTTAATTATATGCCTTTGCAAGAAGCTAAAGATAGACCCCTTTTTGATAATCTAACACCGCTTTTTCCTACTAAAAAAATAGTTTTAGAGTATGAATCTTCAAAATTAACAGGAAGGGTTTTAGATCTTTTTACTCCTATTGGAAAAGGACAACGCGGATTGATAGTAGCACCTCCAAGAAGTGGTAAAACAGAATTAATGAAAGAATTAGCCCATGGTATTGCTATAAACCATCCAGAGGTTCATTTAATGGTTCTTTTGGTTGATGAAAGACCAGAAGAAGTTACAGATATGCAAAGATGTGTAAAAGGCGAGGTTTATAGTTCAACTTTTGATCAGCCTGCGATAAATCATGTAAGAGTTGCGGAGCTTGTTATAGAAAAAGCAAAGCGTTTGGTTGAGATGAAAAAAGATGTCATTATACTTCTTGATTCTATAACCAGACTGGCAAGAGCGTATAACACAGTAACTCCTTCAAGTGGTAAAGTTTTAACAGGTGGCGTGGATGCAAATGCACTTCATAAGCCAAAAAGATTTTTTGGTGCAGCTAGAAATATAGAAGAAGGCGGTAGTCTTACTATCGTGGCAACAGCACTCATAGATACCGGTTCAAGAATGGATGAAGTTATATTTGAAGAGTTTAAAGGAACTGGAAATAGTGAAATAGTTCTTGATAGAAATATATCTGATAGAAGAATTTATCCGGCTATAGATATTTTAAAAAGCGGAACTAGAAAAGAAGAACTTTTACAAGGTCCAGATAATTTACAAAGAATTTGGATTATACGAAGCGCAATGTCAAGTATGGATGATGTGGAAGCTCTTAAATTTTTATATTCTAAAATGCTTAAAACTAAAAATAATGAAGAGCTTTTAGCTGTAATGAATGATTAA
- a CDS encoding DNA polymerase III subunit gamma/tau: MLALALKYRPSNFDGLIGQEQVVKSLKNALDTQRLGHAYLFSGLRGSGKTSTARIFAKAMVCSEGPSSMPCEICDNCKMANENRHIDIIEMDAASHRKIDDIRDLIEQTRYKPAIARFKIFIIDEVHMLTKEAFNALLKTLEEPPEYVKFILATTDPLKLPLTIISRTQHFRFRPINKNEIVKHLQFILSSENIKYEDGVLQILARSGSGSLRDTLTLLDQAIIFTNSNLTKASVSSMLGLLDPDKIEKIFETILKNDKNELINLAKELEGYETQNIIDEMIVNLKDKFLNKDSRYSLLLCERFFKILSKSKTMLSVDVDDNFVLLLMFFMMMEATNLKSIDEMISSLEKDKLNTLDTSTPVSFDKPKKAHYDEFLKNLYDRSYELGKCFDVCIEFVKFESNIMFLNSSASGENQDILRKSSSVIMKVLRQTFDKETKIKIDSYTKEENIQKNDKNIENVNLKNETNEEIQTQNSLNELKTSDIKIDDNQSLNLNKNKEDENISYMNRLFGDPQIQNT; the protein is encoded by the coding sequence TTGTTGGCATTAGCACTTAAATATAGACCCAGTAACTTTGATGGATTGATAGGACAAGAACAGGTAGTAAAAAGTTTAAAAAATGCTCTTGATACACAAAGATTGGGTCATGCGTATCTTTTTTCTGGACTTAGAGGAAGTGGTAAAACATCAACTGCAAGAATTTTTGCAAAAGCTATGGTTTGTTCTGAGGGGCCTAGCTCTATGCCTTGCGAAATTTGTGATAATTGTAAAATGGCAAATGAAAATCGCCACATTGATATCATAGAGATGGATGCTGCAAGCCATAGGAAAATAGATGATATAAGGGATCTTATAGAACAAACTAGATATAAACCAGCTATAGCAAGATTTAAAATTTTTATCATAGATGAAGTTCATATGCTTACAAAAGAAGCTTTTAACGCTCTTTTAAAAACTCTTGAAGAGCCACCTGAGTATGTTAAATTTATACTTGCTACAACAGATCCGTTAAAATTGCCCCTTACTATCATATCGCGAACGCAGCATTTTAGATTTAGACCTATAAATAAAAACGAAATAGTAAAACACCTGCAGTTTATTTTAAGTAGTGAAAATATAAAATATGAAGACGGCGTTCTTCAAATACTTGCAAGATCTGGAAGCGGTTCTCTTAGAGATACACTGACTTTACTTGATCAAGCTATAATATTTACAAACTCAAATTTAACAAAAGCATCTGTTTCTTCTATGCTTGGACTTTTAGACCCAGATAAAATAGAAAAAATTTTTGAAACTATACTTAAAAACGACAAAAACGAGTTAATAAATCTTGCAAAAGAACTTGAAGGATATGAAACTCAAAATATAATAGATGAGATGATTGTTAATCTAAAAGATAAATTTTTAAATAAAGATAGCAGATATTCTTTGTTGCTTTGTGAAAGATTTTTTAAAATTCTATCAAAATCAAAAACTATGCTTAGTGTGGATGTAGATGACAATTTTGTTTTGCTTTTGATGTTTTTTATGATGATGGAAGCTACAAATTTAAAGAGTATAGATGAGATGATAAGCTCTTTAGAAAAAGATAAATTAAATACTTTAGATACTTCTACGCCAGTAAGTTTTGATAAACCTAAGAAAGCACATTATGATGAATTTTTAAAAAATTTATACGATAGAAGTTATGAACTTGGAAAATGCTTTGATGTATGCATAGAGTTTGTAAAATTTGAAAGCAATATAATGTTTTTAAACTCAAGTGCCAGTGGCGAAAACCAAGATATTCTTCGTAAAAGTTCGTCTGTCATAATGAAAGTTTTAAGACAAACTTTCGATAAAGAAACCAAAATAAAAATAGATTCTTATACAAAAGAAGAAAATATCCAAAAAAATGACAAAAATATAGAAAATGTAAATTTAAAAAACGAAACCAATGAAGAAATACAAACGCAAAATTCTTTAAATGAATTAAAGACTTCTGATATAAAAATTGATGATAATCAAAGTCTAAATTTAAACAAAAACAAAGAAGATGAAAATATATCTTATATGAACAGACTTTTTGGAGATCCGCAAATACAAAACACATAA
- a CDS encoding fumarylacetoacetate hydrolase family protein — translation MKFITFKENETIFLGVLGKDGSVFKFKEANVNFSDMHDFIVNHSSKDMQNLKDLSTKSGGININKIKLLAPINPRQDVICLGINYMDHARESYKFKNLNFDGKREYAVYFSKRVNEAIGSGDVICSHSDITSQLDYEVELGVIISKDAKNVDIKNAKDYIFGYTIINDISARDLQNRHKQFYFGKSLDFSCPMGPMIISADEIDSSNLDIKCFVNDELRQSSNTKYMIFNESFVISELSQGMKLKAGSVVSMGTPSGVGMGFNPPKFLKSGDKIRCEIQGIGVLENEIL, via the coding sequence GTGAAATTTATAACTTTTAAAGAAAATGAAACTATTTTTCTTGGGGTTTTGGGAAAAGATGGATCTGTTTTTAAATTTAAAGAAGCAAATGTAAATTTTAGTGATATGCATGATTTTATAGTAAATCACTCTTCAAAAGATATGCAAAATTTAAAAGATTTATCAACTAAAAGTGGCGGAATAAATATAAATAAAATAAAGCTTTTAGCACCCATTAATCCGCGTCAAGATGTGATATGTCTTGGTATAAACTATATGGATCATGCAAGAGAAAGTTATAAATTTAAAAATTTAAACTTTGATGGCAAACGCGAATACGCTGTGTATTTTTCAAAAAGAGTAAATGAAGCCATTGGAAGTGGCGATGTTATATGCTCTCATAGTGATATTACTTCTCAGCTTGATTATGAAGTAGAACTCGGAGTTATCATATCAAAAGATGCAAAAAATGTTGATATAAAAAATGCAAAAGATTACATCTTTGGCTATACAATCATAAATGACATTAGTGCTAGAGATTTGCAAAATCGCCATAAGCAGTTTTATTTTGGTAAAAGTCTTGATTTCTCTTGCCCAATGGGTCCAATGATAATTAGTGCTGATGAGATAGATAGTTCAAATTTAGATATAAAATGCTTTGTAAATGATGAGCTTAGGCAGAGCTCAAATACAAAATATATGATATTTAATGAAAGTTTTGTCATATCTGAGCTTAGTCAAGGTATGAAATTAAAAGCAGGAAGTGTTGTATCTATGGGCACTCCAAGTGGTGTTGGTATGGGATTTAATCCGCCTAAGTTTTTAAAAAGTGGCGATAAAATAAGATGTGAAATACAAGGTATTGGCGTTTTAGAAAATGAAATTTTATAA
- a CDS encoding acetyl-CoA carboxylase carboxyltransferase subunit alpha, with product MANYLDFEKNIKQLDESIAAAKIKGDTHAVEILGKNLEKEISKTYKNLNEFQRLSLARHPDRPYALDYIRALLTDSYELHGDRAYRDDPAIVCYVGYIAEQKVMVIGEQKGRGTKNKLKRNFGMPHPEGYRKALRFAKMAEKFSLPVVFLIDTPGAYPGIGAEERGQSEAIARNLFALSDIATPTIAIVIGEGGSGGALAIGVVDRLAMLTNSVFSVISPEGCAAILWNDPLKNEIATKAMKITADDLMELNLIDDVIKEPINGAHRDKDGAAKAIGAYVLNTLDELYNLPKDELLKNRMNKILKIGAFKEN from the coding sequence TTGGCTAATTATCTAGATTTTGAAAAAAATATCAAACAACTTGATGAGAGTATAGCCGCAGCTAAGATAAAAGGTGACACTCACGCTGTTGAAATTTTAGGTAAAAATTTAGAAAAAGAAATTTCAAAAACATATAAAAATTTAAACGAATTTCAACGTTTAAGCCTTGCTAGGCATCCCGATAGACCTTATGCATTAGATTATATAAGAGCTTTACTAACAGATTCATATGAACTCCATGGAGATAGAGCTTATAGAGATGACCCAGCAATTGTTTGCTATGTTGGATATATTGCAGAGCAAAAAGTTATGGTAATAGGCGAACAAAAAGGAAGAGGGACTAAGAATAAACTAAAAAGAAATTTTGGGATGCCTCATCCTGAGGGTTATAGAAAAGCTTTAAGATTTGCTAAAATGGCTGAAAAGTTCTCTTTGCCTGTTGTATTTTTAATAGACACTCCTGGTGCATATCCTGGGATTGGAGCTGAAGAGAGAGGACAAAGTGAGGCTATAGCTAGAAATTTGTTTGCTCTAAGCGATATCGCTACACCAACGATAGCTATAGTTATTGGCGAGGGAGGAAGCGGCGGTGCTTTAGCAATAGGTGTTGTAGATAGACTTGCCATGCTTACCAATTCAGTGTTTTCAGTGATTTCGCCCGAGGGTTGTGCTGCTATTCTTTGGAATGATCCATTAAAAAACGAAATAGCAACTAAAGCAATGAAAATAACAGCAGATGATTTAATGGAATTAAATTTGATAGATGATGTTATAAAAGAGCCTATAAATGGTGCTCATAGGGATAAAGATGGAGCCGCCAAAGCTATTGGGGCTTATGTATTAAATACATTAGATGAGCTTTATAATCTTCCAAAAGATGAACTTTTAAAAAACAGAATGAATAAAATTTTAAAAATAGGTGCTTTTAAAGAAAATTAA
- the fabG gene encoding 3-oxoacyl-ACP reductase FabG — protein sequence MKFSGKNVLVTGGSKGIGAQICRVLASFNLKVWINYRSNPDIADALAEEIRSNGGEAAVIKFDASNEEEFINAINVIIQSDGELSYLVNNAGITNDKLALRMKLEDFTSVIDANLTSAFIGSREALKVMSKKRFGAVVNIASIVGEMGNAGQVNYSASKGGMIAMSKSFAKEGASRNVRFNCITPGFIETDMTNKLSDDIKKSYTDAVALKRFGSTTDVANGVAFLLSDYSSYITGDVLKINGGLYM from the coding sequence ATGAAATTTAGTGGAAAAAATGTTTTAGTAACAGGTGGTAGCAAAGGTATAGGCGCGCAGATATGCAGAGTTTTAGCAAGTTTTAATTTAAAAGTATGGATAAATTATCGCTCAAATCCGGATATCGCAGATGCTTTAGCAGAAGAAATTCGCTCAAATGGTGGCGAGGCAGCTGTAATAAAATTTGATGCATCAAATGAAGAAGAGTTTATAAATGCTATAAATGTTATTATACAAAGTGATGGCGAACTAAGTTATCTTGTAAATAATGCCGGTATTACAAATGATAAACTAGCACTTCGTATGAAGTTGGAGGATTTTACAAGTGTGATAGATGCAAATTTAACCTCTGCATTTATTGGTTCAAGAGAAGCATTAAAAGTAATGAGTAAAAAACGCTTTGGTGCTGTTGTAAATATCGCTTCTATTGTTGGTGAGATGGGAAATGCTGGTCAGGTTAATTATTCTGCAAGTAAAGGCGGTATGATAGCAATGTCAAAAAGTTTTGCCAAAGAAGGTGCGAGTAGAAATGTTCGTTTTAATTGTATTACGCCTGGTTTTATAGAAACTGATATGACAAATAAACTTAGCGATGATATCAAAAAATCATATACAGATGCAGTTGCTTTAAAAAGATTTGGAAGCACAACCGATGTTGCAAACGGCGTTGCATTTTTGTTAAGCGATTATTCATCATATATAACAGGAGATGTTTTAAAAATAAATGGCGGGCTTTATATGTAG
- a CDS encoding beta-ketoacyl-ACP synthase II produces the protein MKRVVITGIGMINALGLDKDSAFKAICEGKSGVDRITQFDVTDFPVQIAAEIKNFDPLSVVDPKEVKKLDRFIQLGIKAAKDAMNDAKFESYDGENFGVCSAAGIGGLPNIEKNSNTCLEKGPRRISAFFIPSALVNMLGGVISINHSLKGPNLSCVTACAAGTHAISEAAKSIMLGCADKMLVIGAESAICPVGIGGFAAMKALSTRNDSPQTASRPFDKDRDGFVMGEGAAALVLESYEDAIARGAKIYAELVGFGESGDAHHITSPVVDGPTRAMKKALNMAGNINIDYINAHGTSTSINDKNETAALKQIFGSKVPPVSSTKGQTGHCLGAAGAIEAVICLMAMQEGTIPPTINYTTPDEECDLDYVPNKARKAELKAVMSNSFGFGGTNGSLIFKRLD, from the coding sequence TTGAAAAGAGTTGTTATAACAGGCATCGGGATGATAAATGCATTAGGACTTGATAAAGATAGTGCGTTTAAAGCTATATGTGAAGGCAAAAGCGGTGTTGATAGAATTACTCAATTTGATGTTACAGATTTTCCTGTTCAAATTGCAGCAGAGATTAAAAATTTTGATCCTTTAAGCGTAGTAGATCCAAAAGAAGTTAAAAAATTAGATAGATTTATTCAACTTGGCATCAAAGCAGCAAAAGATGCTATGAATGATGCTAAATTTGAAAGCTATGATGGTGAAAATTTTGGTGTTTGTTCCGCTGCTGGTATAGGAGGGCTTCCAAATATTGAGAAAAACTCAAATACATGTTTAGAAAAAGGACCAAGAAGAATATCTGCATTTTTTATACCATCGGCACTAGTAAATATGCTAGGTGGAGTTATTTCTATAAATCATTCTTTAAAAGGTCCAAATTTATCATGTGTTACCGCTTGTGCTGCTGGCACTCATGCTATCAGCGAAGCTGCAAAATCTATAATGTTAGGTTGTGCTGATAAAATGCTTGTTATTGGAGCTGAATCTGCTATATGCCCTGTTGGCATAGGTGGATTTGCAGCTATGAAAGCACTTTCAACTAGAAACGATAGCCCACAAACTGCTTCAAGACCATTTGATAAAGACAGAGATGGTTTTGTTATGGGAGAGGGTGCTGCTGCTTTGGTATTAGAAAGCTATGAAGATGCCATTGCTAGAGGAGCTAAGATTTATGCAGAGTTAGTAGGATTTGGTGAAAGCGGAGATGCTCATCATATAACCTCTCCGGTAGTAGATGGACCTACTAGAGCTATGAAAAAAGCATTAAATATGGCAGGAAATATCAATATAGATTATATTAATGCACATGGCACCTCAACATCTATAAATGATAAAAATGAAACGGCTGCATTAAAGCAAATTTTTGGTTCAAAAGTTCCTCCTGTTAGTTCAACAAAAGGTCAAACTGGACATTGTTTAGGTGCTGCTGGAGCAATTGAAGCCGTAATTTGTTTAATGGCTATGCAAGAAGGCACTATTCCTCCCACTATAAATTATACAACACCTGATGAAGAATGTGATTTAGACTATGTTCCAAATAAAGCAAGAAAAGCCGAATTAAAAGCAGTAATGAGCAATTCATTCGGTTTTGGTGGAACTAATGGCTCTTTGATTTTTAAAAGATTGGATTAA
- a CDS encoding trimeric intracellular cation channel family protein has protein sequence MDIVLLSEYIGIASAALSGFYFGVSKKCDFLGIFISSFLTALGGGILRDITVGRPLYSFTHYMPCSIVIVVMTLAIVLKLHKNDRIKTHAAFVFTDAIDVVAFSIVGSIVAIEYSYNVFGVIAIGFINGVCGGLLRDIVLNEVPWFLLSGLYGSVAILISAIYYLLHLIGIDNNIITFICLLSFGIAFRMLAYYRQWNLGTLE, from the coding sequence ATTGATATAGTTCTTTTATCTGAGTATATCGGTATAGCCTCAGCTGCTCTTAGCGGGTTTTATTTTGGCGTTTCAAAGAAATGTGATTTTTTGGGTATTTTTATATCCTCTTTTTTAACAGCCCTTGGTGGCGGTATTTTAAGAGATATCACAGTCGGTCGTCCGCTTTACTCTTTTACTCATTATATGCCGTGTTCTATTGTAATAGTCGTTATGACTCTCGCAATTGTTTTAAAACTTCATAAAAATGATAGGATAAAAACACATGCCGCTTTTGTTTTTACAGATGCCATAGATGTGGTTGCGTTTTCTATAGTCGGTTCTATAGTTGCTATAGAGTATAGTTATAATGTATTTGGTGTGATAGCCATTGGGTTTATAAACGGAGTTTGTGGCGGTCTTTTAAGGGATATTGTTTTAAATGAAGTTCCTTGGTTTTTGCTAAGCGGACTTTATGGAAGTGTTGCTATACTCATAAGTGCGATATATTATTTGCTTCATTTAATAGGAATAGATAATAATATCATAACATTTATCTGTCTTTTATCTTTTGGGATAGCATTTAGAATGTTAGCGTATTATAGGCAATGGAATTTAGGAACATTGGAGTAA
- a CDS encoding aspartate aminotransferase family protein translates to MNLMNLFNRANISFVCGKGAKLYDDKYNQYIDFGSGIGVCSLGHSHKKLISTIQNQAKNIIHSSNLYHIKTQEKLAKLISDTLGYKTYAFFCNSGCEANECAIKYARKYGYVKFKKHKFEILTLSNSFHGRTLATLKANGQDKFHPDCFSPYPEGFKFFDSIDEIIKNISENTVGVMIELVQGEGGIKALDKSEVQRLAKVLKEKNLLLITDEVQCGMYRTGEFVTSKHYGIKPDVITFAKGLAGGVPIGACVVREDIFELGDHGSTFGGNFLATSAGLCVLKELNKLKKSSKLDHTISEFNDGLSIFVSKYPKIFKEKTGLGLMLGLKVNDGVDFSKIYDLCIKNKLLILKSGKDILRFLPPLNISKKEIKEGFKRFKKALDEYEI, encoded by the coding sequence ATGAATTTGATGAATTTATTTAATAGAGCTAATATTAGCTTTGTATGTGGAAAAGGTGCTAAGCTTTATGATGACAAATATAACCAATATATAGATTTTGGCTCAGGCATTGGGGTTTGTTCTTTGGGGCATTCTCATAAAAAGCTTATTTCAACTATACAAAATCAAGCCAAAAATATTATCCATAGTTCAAATTTATATCATATAAAAACGCAAGAAAAACTTGCAAAACTCATAAGCGATACGCTTGGATACAAAACATACGCATTTTTTTGTAATAGCGGTTGTGAGGCAAATGAATGTGCTATAAAATACGCTAGAAAATATGGCTATGTTAAATTTAAAAAGCATAAATTCGAAATACTAACGCTGAGTAATTCGTTTCATGGAAGAACATTAGCTACGCTAAAAGCAAACGGTCAAGATAAGTTTCATCCTGATTGCTTTTCGCCATATCCTGAGGGATTTAAATTTTTTGATAGCATTGATGAGATTATAAAAAATATCAGTGAAAATACAGTTGGAGTTATGATTGAACTTGTGCAAGGTGAGGGTGGCATAAAAGCACTTGATAAATCAGAAGTTCAAAGATTAGCCAAAGTTTTAAAAGAGAAAAATTTACTTTTGATAACTGATGAAGTTCAGTGTGGCATGTATAGAACTGGCGAGTTTGTTACATCTAAACATTATGGCATTAAACCAGATGTTATAACATTTGCAAAAGGATTAGCTGGTGGTGTGCCAATAGGAGCTTGTGTTGTAAGAGAGGATATATTTGAGCTAGGAGATCATGGAAGTACTTTTGGCGGAAATTTCTTAGCAACTTCTGCTGGATTATGCGTTTTAAAAGAGTTAAATAAACTTAAAAAAAGCTCAAAACTAGACCATACTATCAGCGAGTTTAACGATGGGCTTAGTATTTTTGTATCAAAATACCCTAAAATTTTTAAAGAAAAAACAGGTCTTGGACTCATGCTTGGTTTAAAAGTAAATGATGGAGTTGATTTTAGTAAAATTTATGATTTATGTATCAAAAACAAACTTCTTATTTTAAAATCAGGCAAAGATATTTTGCGTTTTTTACCGCCTTTAAATATAAGTAAAAAAGAGATAAAAGAAGGTTTTAAAAGATTTAAAAAAGCACTTGATGAATATGAAATTTAG
- the acpP gene encoding acyl carrier protein produces the protein MAVFEDVRDVVVEQLSVSPESVKLESKIIEDLGADSLDVVELVMALEEKFDVSIPDSDAEKLLSIQDVVTYIENLNK, from the coding sequence ATGGCAGTATTTGAAGATGTAAGAGATGTGGTTGTAGAGCAACTTAGCGTTAGTCCTGAAAGCGTAAAGCTTGAGTCTAAAATAATAGAAGATTTAGGCGCTGATTCTCTAGATGTTGTTGAATTGGTAATGGCTTTAGAGGAGAAATTTGATGTTTCTATCCCTGATAGTGATGCTGAAAAATTACTTAGCATTCAAGATGTTGTAACATATATAGAAAATCTAAATAAATAG
- a CDS encoding SAM-dependent methyltransferase, whose protein sequence is MNMKFSEYFEIWLNHNYYKSGVNVGKNGDFYTSVSVGSIFGLTLGKYFINLVKNDQINQNCNIIEIGANDGSMMVDFIQGLYSFDKNILEGLKFHIIEPHENLRKIQQLKFKQSFEDKITIHHHLNLKECSFENAFFMSNELLDTFACEVIKDNKMLYVNDDDLRFEKIDEQTLLLLNKFDIQNGEIPINLENFIKEIYNSSKKCWFLTADYGDMNNTQKSALRVYKNHQVYNFFELSNLKDFFGISDITYDVNFKLIKKVFENTGFKMVKFDKQGAWLINAGIMDIVKEIEQNAGFRAYQNAISQVKYLVDPRVMGDRFKIIEFKKD, encoded by the coding sequence ATGAATATGAAATTTAGCGAATATTTCGAAATTTGGTTAAATCATAATTATTATAAAAGTGGTGTAAATGTAGGAAAAAATGGAGATTTTTACACCTCTGTGAGCGTTGGGTCTATCTTTGGTCTAACTCTTGGAAAATATTTTATAAATTTGGTAAAAAATGATCAAATCAATCAAAATTGTAACATTATAGAAATAGGTGCAAATGATGGTAGTATGATGGTTGATTTTATACAAGGTCTATATAGTTTTGATAAAAACATTTTAGAGGGTTTAAAATTTCACATTATAGAACCACATGAAAATTTAAGGAAAATACAGCAACTTAAATTTAAACAAAGTTTTGAAGATAAAATAACTATACATCATCATTTAAATTTAAAAGAGTGTAGTTTTGAAAATGCATTTTTTATGAGTAATGAGCTTTTAGATACTTTTGCATGTGAAGTTATCAAAGATAATAAAATGTTATATGTTAATGATGATGATTTAAGGTTTGAAAAAATAGACGAACAAACTTTGCTTTTATTAAATAAATTTGATATACAAAATGGTGAAATACCTATAAATTTAGAGAATTTTATAAAGGAAATTTATAACTCATCTAAAAAATGTTGGTTTTTAACTGCTGATTATGGCGATATGAATAACACTCAAAAATCCGCACTTAGAGTTTATAAAAACCATCAAGTTTATAATTTTTTTGAACTTTCAAATTTAAAAGATTTTTTTGGCATCAGTGATATAACTTATGATGTAAATTTTAAGCTTATAAAAAAAGTATTTGAAAATACTGGTTTTAAAATGGTTAAATTTGACAAACAAGGTGCTTGGCTTATAAATGCTGGCATTATGGATATAGTAAAAGAAATAGAACAAAATGCAGGATTTAGGGCTTATCAAAACGCTATATCACAGGTTAAATATCTTGTAGATCCTCGTGTTATGGGAGATAGATTTAAAATAATTGAGTTTAAAAAGGATTAG